CATAGTATTAAAAATATGTTTGAAGAGCTTCAACAACAAGGTTTATCTAGTGACGTTATAGATGAAGCGTTTATAGACAATCATTTAATGACAAAGAATTATCCTGATCCTGAATTATTAATTCGTACATCAGGTGAACAGAGAATAAGTAATTTCTTGATTTGGCAAGTTTCATATAGTGAATTTATCTTTAATCAAAAATTATGGCCTGACTTTGACGAAGATGAATTAATTGAATGTATTAAAATTTATCAGTCGCGTCAAAGACGTTTTGGCGGATTGAGTGAGGAGTAGTATAGTATGAAAGTAAGAACGCTGACAGCTATTATTGCCTTAATCGTATTTTTGCCTATTCTGTTAAAAGGTGGCCTTGTATTAATGATTTTTGCTAATTTATTAGCATTAATAGCATTAAAAGAATTGTTGAACATGAATATGATTAAATTTGTGTCAATTCCTGGTTTAATTAGTGCAGTCGCACTTATCATTATTATGTTGCCACAATATGCAGGGCCATGGGTACAAGTTATTCAATTAAAAAGCTTAATTGCGATGAGTTTTATTGTATTAAGTTATACTGTCTTATCTAAGAACCGTTTTAGTTTCATGGATGCAGCATTTTGTTTAATGTCTGTTGCGTATGTTGGCATTGGATTTATGTTCTTTTATGAAACAAGATCTGAAGGGTTACATTACATATTATATGCATTTTTAATTGTTTGGCTTACTGATACTGGTGCCTATCTATTTGGTAAGATGATGGGGAAACATAAACTTTGGCCAGTGATTAGTCCGAATAAAACAATCGAAGGATTTATTGGCGGTCTATTTTGTAGTTTATTAGTACCAATAGCAATGTCATTTTTTGTCGATTTTAATATGAATATTTGGATTTTACTTGGTGTAACATTAATATTAAGTTTATTTGGCCAGTTAGGTGATTTAGTTGAATCAGGCTTTAAACGTCATTTTGGCGTTAAAGATTCAGGTCGAATACTACCTGGGCATGGTGGTATTTTAGACCGATTTGACAGCTTTATGTTTGTATTACCGTTATTAAATATTTTGTTAATACAATCTTAATGCTGAGAACAGATCATTAAATGATAAGAGGAGTTGCTGAGATATTTTAGTTTTATCTTAGCGCTCCTTTTGAAAATTATGTAGAACATTTATTTAAATTAACCATTATATTTTGTGAATTTTCATTAGCATATTATAATGACTTATATTACGTATACAGCAATCATATTTAAACTTTAAAGAAATTTATAAACAATAGAGGTGTAGCGAGTGAGCTATTTAATTACAATAATTGCATTTATTATTGTTTTTGGTGTTCTTGTAACTGTTCATGAATATGGACATATGTTTTTTGCGAAAAGAGCAGGGATTATGTGTCCGGAATTTGCGATAGGTATGGGGCCAAAAATATTTAGTTTTAGAAAAAATGAAACACTTTATACAATACGTTTACTACCTGTTGGTGGGTATGTACGTATGGCAGGGGATGGCTTGGAAGAACCGCCAGTTGAACCTGGAATGAATATCAAAATTAAATTAAATGAAAATAATGAAATTACTCATATCATTTTAGATGATCATCATAAGTTTCAAAAAATTGAAGCGATTGAAGTTAAAAAATGTGATTTTAAAGATGACTTATATATCGAAGGTATTACTGCATATGACAATGAAAGACATCATTTTAAAATTGCAAGAAAGGCATTCTTTGTTGAAAATGGTAGTTTAGTTCAAATTGCGCCAAAAGACAGACAATTTGCATATA
This is a stretch of genomic DNA from Staphylococcus roterodami. It encodes these proteins:
- a CDS encoding phosphatidate cytidylyltransferase, producing MKVRTLTAIIALIVFLPILLKGGLVLMIFANLLALIALKELLNMNMIKFVSIPGLISAVALIIIMLPQYAGPWVQVIQLKSLIAMSFIVLSYTVLSKNRFSFMDAAFCLMSVAYVGIGFMFFYETRSEGLHYILYAFLIVWLTDTGAYLFGKMMGKHKLWPVISPNKTIEGFIGGLFCSLLVPIAMSFFVDFNMNIWILLGVTLILSLFGQLGDLVESGFKRHFGVKDSGRILPGHGGILDRFDSFMFVLPLLNILLIQS